A genome region from Methanococcoides burtonii DSM 6242 includes the following:
- a CDS encoding radical SAM protein, translating into MVNGKKEEIPPFPHHKAYIYRCKQFFLAKRLTTHLTMGNFVTLKELYNGFKNKSSIPRVLLVDPTSDCNLKCKGCWSQDYESGHNISYKKFDDILDQAENLGIMDCLMTGGEPLLRKEDILKLCKKHDKMTFGAFTNATLIDEEFADEMAKLGNLNVFISIEGTKEENDFRRGAGVYDKAIRSMDILKSREIAFAFSACYHSKNYKTIASDEFLDYMREKGAWFGWLFQYIPVGSTADTSLVCTAEQRAYVQEKIRDYCVKHDYVIIDFWNNGHLAFGCLAAGIGFVHINAKGDVEPCAFCHYSDSNIHEVSLAEALRSKFFTAFRAAQPFSQNPLRPCPLIDNPQAIIDVVNEGDARSTHLSNPESPEDLAKKSFERAEEWGEKADELFKKMPEHNQKNFPKFLKYLAFKKGITDGRRKKV; encoded by the coding sequence ATGGTAAATGGAAAAAAGGAAGAAATTCCTCCATTTCCGCATCACAAAGCTTACATCTATAGGTGTAAGCAATTCTTTTTAGCGAAAAGGCTAACGACTCATTTGACCATGGGCAATTTCGTTACCTTAAAAGAGCTATATAATGGATTTAAAAATAAAAGTTCTATTCCAAGAGTTCTTCTTGTTGATCCAACCAGTGACTGCAATTTGAAGTGTAAGGGTTGCTGGTCCCAAGATTACGAAAGTGGCCATAATATTTCATATAAAAAGTTTGATGATATATTAGATCAAGCTGAAAATTTAGGGATAATGGATTGCTTAATGACAGGTGGCGAACCTCTACTAAGGAAAGAAGATATCCTTAAATTATGCAAAAAACATGACAAAATGACATTCGGAGCATTTACGAATGCCACTTTGATCGATGAAGAATTTGCCGATGAAATGGCTAAATTAGGGAATTTAAATGTTTTTATAAGTATTGAAGGGACGAAAGAAGAGAATGATTTTAGAAGAGGGGCGGGTGTTTATGATAAAGCGATCAGATCTATGGATATTTTGAAGTCCAGAGAGATTGCATTTGCTTTTTCAGCTTGCTATCATTCTAAAAACTACAAAACCATAGCTAGTGATGAATTTCTTGATTATATGCGCGAAAAAGGTGCCTGGTTTGGGTGGTTATTTCAATATATTCCAGTGGGAAGTACTGCGGATACTTCTTTGGTATGTACTGCCGAACAAAGAGCATATGTCCAGGAAAAGATCAGGGATTACTGCGTAAAACACGACTATGTAATTATTGATTTTTGGAATAATGGTCACTTAGCGTTTGGTTGCCTTGCTGCAGGCATTGGTTTTGTTCACATTAATGCTAAAGGGGACGTTGAACCCTGTGCATTTTGTCACTATTCAGATTCAAACATACACGAAGTATCACTTGCTGAAGCTCTCAGGTCTAAATTTTTCACTGCATTCAGGGCTGCACAACCATTTTCACAAAACCCATTAAGACCCTGTCCGTTAATAGATAATCCTCAGGCAATTATTGATGTGGTTAATGAAGGGGATGCGAGATCGACCCATTTGTCCAATCCGGAATCACCTGAGGATCTTGCAAAGAAAAGTTTTGAAAGGGCTGAAGAATGGGGGGAAAAGGCCGATGAACTATTCAAAAAAATGCCAGAGCATAACCAAAAAAACTTCCCTAAATTTTTGAAGTACCTTGCATTTAAGAAAGGAATAACCGATGGCAGAAGAAAAAAGGTTTGA
- a CDS encoding alpha/beta fold hydrolase, whose translation MAEEKRFDAEVYYTGDSVEWITFIHGFGGSARTWKKQIEFFSKHYNLLVLEMHKNKINEELNLDNVCIFINNTLDHYKIKTSHFVGFSFSSLICLRFAVLYPEKINSLIMGGGIIKFNIRTRFLLFLAIKFKKIINYMILYKFFAYIIMPKQNHKRSRAIFVNEAKKLGYDEFCKWVDLVPQTKKSLTWLDELNKDIQVLYVSGNEDHLFLKDTLRHSKKISNSQVEIIEHCGHVCSIEQYDKFNNIVFRYLNSVVL comes from the coding sequence ATGGCAGAAGAAAAAAGGTTTGATGCCGAAGTTTACTATACGGGTGATTCTGTTGAGTGGATTACTTTTATTCATGGTTTTGGAGGCAGTGCAAGAACCTGGAAGAAACAAATAGAATTCTTTTCAAAACATTATAATCTGCTTGTGCTGGAAATGCACAAAAATAAAATAAATGAAGAACTTAACCTTGATAATGTATGCATCTTTATAAATAATACATTAGATCACTACAAAATTAAAACATCTCATTTTGTAGGCTTTTCTTTTAGTTCACTGATATGCCTGCGATTTGCTGTACTCTATCCTGAAAAAATAAATTCATTGATAATGGGTGGGGGTATCATCAAATTCAACATAAGAACAAGATTTTTACTTTTTTTAGCAATAAAATTTAAAAAAATTATCAATTATATGATTCTTTACAAATTTTTTGCTTACATAATTATGCCCAAACAAAATCATAAACGTTCAAGAGCTATCTTTGTAAATGAGGCAAAAAAATTAGGCTATGACGAATTTTGTAAATGGGTGGATCTTGTTCCCCAAACGAAAAAAAGTTTAACATGGTTAGATGAATTAAACAAAGATATCCAAGTCCTATATGTTTCAGGAAATGAAGATCATCTTTTTTTGAAAGACACTTTGAGGCATAGTAAGAAAATAAGCAATTCTCAAGTCGAAATAATTGAGCATTGTGGACACGTATGCTCAATTGAACAATATGATAAATTTAACAACATCGTATTTAGATACCTAAATTCAGTAGTTCTTTAA
- a CDS encoding DUF3696 domain-containing protein, giving the protein MIKQLHLENFKGLKDSKKIDLKPLTLLCGSNSSGKSSIIQSLLMLKQTFESQSRYRKVVLNGQFTHLGSFINIIHNKTLSNEVMLKFQISPSTPAINGGNKKYSFIDYHLNDFNFGSSSENNSNKLLDIELGLKVLKDSNAMEPYVNTFNVLAKSNDLQENHSDGTSISLSRISTDKYNLKWKNIKSGYFLNFVEDPVPIPKSIISYVCPKCGISHRSNSGIGKKHYSYHFYKHNGAEVKASFSNLMPIIKQQDYSVKALYPIVHSINSLKELIHTEFSNLYYIGPLREEPARRYIHEAEFIDIGIRGENAPFILSIEGNKKISPYRFYNEPLNEWQSIDDDNLEDAVNRWLRYMGISEYELEAKDDIIRLNMSSIQDKDVKVTLADVGFGVSQILPILVEGLRIGDGQTLILEQPEIHLHPKLQMQLADFFVSMVLSGKRVLIETHSDHIVNRISRRILESDNNELLSKTNLLFFENIDGYPALNPVEIDSNRGIVNWPKGFFDQSADEKRIIIQKGIEKRKQGRM; this is encoded by the coding sequence ATGATTAAACAACTACATCTTGAAAATTTCAAAGGGTTGAAAGATTCGAAAAAAATTGATTTGAAGCCTCTTACTTTGCTTTGTGGCTCTAACAGTAGTGGAAAGTCATCTATAATTCAAAGCTTATTAATGCTCAAACAGACATTTGAAAGTCAATCTCGATATCGTAAAGTAGTTTTAAATGGTCAATTTACCCATCTTGGATCTTTTATTAATATAATTCACAACAAGACTTTATCAAATGAGGTAATGCTAAAATTCCAAATTTCTCCTAGTACTCCGGCTATAAATGGAGGGAATAAAAAGTATTCATTCATTGATTATCATTTAAATGATTTTAATTTTGGTTCTAGTAGCGAAAATAATTCTAATAAATTGTTGGATATAGAACTTGGGTTGAAAGTTTTAAAAGATTCGAATGCTATGGAACCATATGTGAACACTTTTAATGTTTTGGCAAAATCAAATGACTTACAAGAAAATCATTCTGATGGTACTTCCATTAGTCTATCTCGTATTTCTACTGATAAATACAACCTAAAATGGAAAAACATTAAATCGGGTTACTTTCTAAATTTCGTTGAAGATCCAGTTCCAATTCCTAAGAGCATAATATCATATGTATGTCCAAAGTGTGGTATAAGCCATCGATCTAATTCTGGAATTGGCAAAAAGCACTATAGTTACCATTTTTATAAACACAATGGTGCCGAAGTGAAAGCTTCTTTTAGTAACTTAATGCCTATTATTAAGCAACAAGATTATTCTGTTAAGGCTCTTTATCCTATTGTTCATTCAATTAATTCATTGAAAGAACTTATACATACTGAGTTTTCTAATTTATATTACATTGGACCTTTAAGGGAAGAGCCAGCTCGACGGTATATTCACGAAGCTGAATTTATTGATATCGGAATTCGTGGTGAGAATGCGCCTTTCATCCTATCAATTGAAGGAAACAAGAAGATATCTCCCTATCGCTTTTATAATGAACCTTTAAACGAGTGGCAGTCCATTGATGACGATAATCTGGAAGATGCAGTCAATCGTTGGTTGCGCTATATGGGTATTAGTGAATATGAGCTTGAAGCTAAAGATGATATTATTCGCTTAAATATGAGTTCAATTCAAGATAAAGATGTAAAAGTTACTTTAGCAGATGTTGGTTTTGGAGTAAGTCAAATATTGCCCATTTTAGTAGAAGGTTTACGAATTGGTGATGGTCAAACTTTAATTTTAGAACAGCCTGAAATACATTTGCATCCGAAATTACAAATGCAACTTGCTGATTTCTTTGTTTCAATGGTTCTATCTGGCAAAAGAGTTTTGATAGAAACACATAGTGATCATATTGTAAATAGAATTTCACGTAGAATTCTTGAAAGTGATAATAATGAGTTACTTTCAAAAACGAATTTGCTTTTTTTTGAAAACATAGATGGTTATCCTGCGTTGAATCCGGTTGAAATAGATTCTAACCGTGGTATTGTAAATTGGCCAAAAGGTTTCTTTGATCAATCTGCAGATGAAAAACGAATCATTATTCAAAAAGGAATTGAAAAAAGAAAACAAGGGCGGATGTGA